Proteins from a genomic interval of Nitrososphaerota archaeon:
- a CDS encoding DNA-directed RNA polymerase subunit A' — protein MSYKRTISRIKFGILSPEIIRKLSVAEIQTPDTYDEDGVPIPTGVMDPRLGTLEPGQRCQTCGNTYLGCPGHFGHIELPTPVIHVGFAKTILTLLRATCRSCGRILLTDEEIKDYKEKLKQYEEGGIASRQIYYKIIQKAISMNSCPHCGEKQYKVELEKPTTFKEQTEYGTVKLSPSIVRARLERIPDEDLMLLNIDPKDARPEWMVITVLPVPPVYVRPSITLESGYRSEDDLTHKLVDIIRVAQRLRESISTGSPSPIIAELSDLLQYHVTTYINNEALGISPSRHRSGRILKTLAQRLKGKEGRFRLNLSGKRVDFSSRTVISPDPNLSINEVGVPLEVAKQLTVPEKVTSWNIEKMREYVRNGPDKYPGARYIIRPDGKRIRLKYISNLEELANALEPGFIVERHLIDGDIVLFNRQPSLHRMSIMAHLVKVLPYRTFRLNLAVCPPYNADFDGDEMNLHVPQSEEAQVEARFLLLVQNNIISPRYGAPIIGAIRDFLTSAYLLTKKDTLLSKDEVSALCASINYDGELPEPIIKSPEPKWSGKQIFSLLLPKDFNHELESSFEDEKQVIIRNGQLISGVLDRNSIGIEKSNSILHVLAKEYGPAYVKEFLDKLCRLLNTFITLKGFTFSLDDLQIPEKAYEEIKNVLNEMDKEYQEVASTYKDYEKLFESNVLSIVSKARSKAGKIVRSVISPLSSALIMAKTGARGTSLNIDQMIATVGQQSVRRERIKRGFDGRVLPFFMKGDSSIPAKGFVYNSFLRGLDPIEFFFHAAGGRDGLVDTAVRTQQSGYMQRRLINALESLYIEYDGTVRIAEDKRIVQFQYGEDGIDPSKTYHGKPINFEILIKNILKKFPDEKPISKNLIESKIEEIKNLLPQSIIDELRENILKIKIGENALNEIINSVLNIYENSKAEPGDAVGIITAQSIGEPSTQLTLRTFHFAGVMERSILLGLPRLIEIVDARRVPSTPAMTIYLDENNRFDEKKAEKISKRILYTTFSDIISESSIHLGKKAIILKLDINAIKNFGVTLKDIKEALKGNKFELKGKILYIYSSEEDILALQKLRDKILHLKLKGIKGITRTIVKKEDNEYVILTEGSNLKEVMNFPGVDPKRVITNNIHEIAEVLGIEAARTAIVKEAKSVLKEQGIDVDVRHLLLLADMMTLSGKVQQVGRHGVIKLKSSVLARAAFEVSTQTLLDAAVKGEIDNLKGNVERILIGKEIPVGTGTVSLLMKLSNLNNKTMVGNENGS, from the coding sequence ATGAGTTATAAAAGAACTATTTCAAGAATAAAGTTTGGAATACTTTCTCCTGAAATTATTAGAAAGCTTTCAGTTGCTGAAATACAAACTCCAGATACTTATGATGAGGATGGAGTGCCTATTCCAACAGGTGTTATGGATCCTAGGCTTGGCACACTCGAACCAGGTCAGAGATGCCAGACATGTGGAAATACTTATCTTGGATGTCCAGGACATTTTGGACATATAGAATTACCTACACCAGTAATACATGTAGGTTTTGCAAAAACTATTTTAACACTCTTAAGAGCTACATGTAGAAGTTGTGGAAGAATATTATTAACTGATGAAGAAATAAAAGATTATAAAGAAAAATTAAAGCAATATGAAGAAGGTGGGATAGCTTCAAGACAAATATATTATAAAATAATTCAAAAAGCAATCTCAATGAATAGTTGTCCACATTGTGGTGAAAAGCAATATAAAGTTGAATTAGAGAAGCCTACAACTTTTAAAGAGCAAACAGAATATGGTACTGTAAAATTAAGCCCAAGCATTGTTAGAGCACGTCTTGAAAGGATTCCAGATGAAGATCTTATGCTTTTAAATATAGATCCAAAAGATGCTAGGCCTGAATGGATGGTTATTACAGTTCTTCCAGTTCCACCTGTTTATGTTAGACCATCAATTACTTTAGAATCTGGATATCGTTCAGAAGATGATTTAACACATAAACTTGTTGATATAATAAGAGTAGCCCAACGTTTAAGAGAAAGTATAAGTACAGGTTCTCCATCACCTATAATAGCTGAATTATCAGATTTATTGCAATATCATGTAACAACTTATATAAATAATGAAGCACTTGGAATTTCCCCATCAAGACATAGATCTGGTAGGATTTTAAAAACTCTTGCTCAAAGACTTAAAGGAAAAGAAGGAAGATTTAGACTTAATCTTTCAGGTAAAAGAGTAGATTTTTCTTCTAGAACAGTTATTTCGCCTGATCCAAATTTAAGCATAAATGAAGTTGGTGTGCCTTTAGAAGTGGCTAAGCAATTAACTGTTCCTGAAAAAGTAACATCATGGAATATTGAGAAAATGCGAGAGTATGTTAGAAATGGTCCTGATAAATATCCTGGAGCAAGATATATAATTAGGCCTGATGGTAAAAGGATAAGACTTAAGTATATTTCTAATCTTGAGGAATTAGCTAATGCTTTAGAACCTGGATTTATAGTTGAAAGACACTTAATAGATGGTGATATAGTACTATTTAATAGACAACCATCTTTACATAGAATGTCTATAATGGCTCATTTAGTTAAAGTTTTGCCTTATAGAACATTTAGGCTTAATTTAGCGGTATGCCCTCCTTACAATGCTGATTTTGATGGAGATGAAATGAATTTACATGTACCTCAAAGTGAAGAAGCTCAAGTTGAAGCTAGATTCCTTTTACTTGTTCAAAATAATATTATTTCACCTAGATATGGAGCTCCAATTATAGGCGCTATAAGAGACTTTTTAACTTCAGCATATTTACTAACAAAAAAAGATACTTTGCTTAGTAAAGATGAAGTTTCAGCTTTATGTGCATCTATAAATTATGATGGAGAACTTCCTGAACCAATAATAAAATCTCCTGAGCCTAAATGGAGTGGAAAACAAATATTTAGTTTATTACTTCCTAAAGATTTTAATCATGAATTAGAATCTTCATTCGAAGATGAAAAACAAGTAATTATTAGAAATGGGCAATTAATTTCAGGGGTATTAGATAGGAATTCTATTGGTATAGAAAAATCAAATAGCATACTCCATGTACTTGCTAAAGAATACGGTCCAGCTTATGTGAAAGAATTCCTTGATAAATTATGTAGATTATTGAATACTTTCATAACTTTGAAAGGTTTTACTTTTTCACTTGATGATTTACAAATTCCAGAAAAAGCTTATGAAGAAATTAAAAACGTTCTTAATGAGATGGATAAAGAATATCAAGAAGTAGCTTCGACTTATAAAGATTATGAAAAATTGTTTGAATCAAATGTGTTATCTATTGTTTCTAAAGCAAGAAGTAAAGCTGGAAAAATTGTAAGGTCTGTAATATCGCCATTAAGTTCTGCATTAATAATGGCTAAAACAGGTGCAAGAGGCACTTCATTAAATATAGATCAAATGATTGCAACTGTTGGGCAACAATCTGTTAGAAGAGAAAGAATAAAACGTGGATTTGATGGAAGAGTCCTCCCATTCTTTATGAAAGGAGATTCTTCTATACCTGCAAAAGGATTTGTTTATAATAGCTTTCTAAGAGGTTTAGATCCTATAGAATTCTTTTTCCATGCAGCAGGTGGAAGAGATGGATTAGTAGATACAGCTGTAAGAACTCAACAAAGTGGATATATGCAAAGAAGATTAATAAACGCTTTAGAATCTCTTTATATAGAATATGATGGAACTGTTAGAATTGCTGAAGATAAAAGGATAGTTCAATTCCAATATGGAGAAGATGGTATAGACCCAAGTAAAACATATCATGGTAAACCTATAAACTTCGAAATTTTAATAAAGAATATACTTAAAAAATTCCCTGATGAAAAGCCAATTTCTAAGAATTTGATAGAATCTAAAATAGAAGAAATTAAAAATCTTTTACCACAATCTATAATAGATGAATTAAGGGAAAATATTTTAAAAATAAAAATTGGTGAGAATGCTTTAAATGAAATTATTAATTCTGTTTTAAATATCTATGAAAATTCTAAAGCTGAGCCTGGAGATGCTGTTGGAATAATAACTGCTCAATCAATTGGTGAACCTAGTACTCAGCTTACATTAAGAACATTTCATTTTGCAGGTGTAATGGAAAGAAGCATCCTTCTTGGTTTACCTCGTTTAATAGAAATTGTAGATGCGAGAAGAGTACCCTCGACTCCAGCTATGACGATTTACTTGGATGAAAATAATAGATTTGATGAAAAGAAAGCTGAGAAAATATCTAAAAGAATATTATATACTACTTTCTCTGATATAATTTCAGAATCTAGTATACATTTAGGTAAAAAGGCAATTATATTAAAACTTGATATTAATGCAATAAAGAATTTTGGTGTTACATTAAAAGATATAAAGGAAGCTTTAAAAGGAAATAAATTTGAATTAAAAGGTAAAATACTTTATATTTATTCATCTGAAGAAGACATATTAGCTTTACAAAAACTTAGAGATAAAATTTTACATCTTAAATTAAAAGGGATAAAAGGCATTACTCGTACAATAGTGAAGAAGGAAGATAATGAATATGTAATCCTTACAGAAGGCTCAAATTTAAAAGAAGTTATGAATTTTCCAGGAGTAGATCCAAAAAGAGTAATAACTAATAATATTCATGAAATAGCTGAAGTTTTAGGTATAGAAGCTGCTAGAACAGCAATAGTAAAGGAAGCTAAATCTGTCTTAAAAGAACAAGGAATAGATGTTGATGTAAGACACTTATTATTATTAGCTGATATGATGACTTTAAGTGGTAAGGTTCAACAAGTTGGTAGACATGGTGTAATAAAACTTAAATCAAGTGTATTAGCAAGAGCTGCTTTTGAAGTAAGTACTCAAACACTTTTAGATGCAGCTGTTAAAGGAGAAATCGATAATCTAAAAGGGAATGTTGAAAGAATACTTATAGGTAAAGAGATACCAGTAGGAACAGGAACAGTATCTCTTTTAATGAAATTAAGTAATTTAAATAATAAAACAATGGTTGGTAATGAAAATGGATCTTAG
- a CDS encoding 50S ribosomal protein L30e → MDLRKELKIVQTTGKMILGFRRSLKSIFQKKAKIVLVANNCPENLLIDLISASKVFNIPVVKTELSSTEFGALLNKPFSISVLAIIDEGESNILEVSTEIERRT, encoded by the coding sequence ATGGATCTTAGAAAGGAATTAAAAATAGTTCAAACAACTGGTAAAATGATTTTAGGATTTAGAAGATCTCTTAAATCTATTTTTCAAAAAAAGGCTAAAATTGTTTTAGTTGCAAATAATTGTCCAGAAAATCTTCTAATAGATTTAATATCTGCTTCTAAAGTATTTAATATACCTGTAGTAAAAACGGAATTATCATCAACTGAATTTGGAGCTTTACTCAATAAACCCTTTTCAATAAGTGTTTTAGCAATAATAGATGAAGGAGAATCAAATATATTGGAGGTTTCGACCGAAATTGAACGAAGGACTTAA
- a CDS encoding NusA-like transcription termination signal-binding factor — MNEGLKLTDKEIRYISLFEAMLNIPVIDCIENEELIVFVIENGKLKYLLQNGGKKIKQFSYLIKKKLKIIEYSHDTATFIKNALLPAKVTDLRLTEKPNGKKMVVVAIDPNQKGLAIGKNGKTIELVRYLAKRHHNVDKIIII; from the coding sequence TTGAACGAAGGACTTAAATTAACTGATAAAGAAATAAGATATATATCCCTCTTTGAAGCAATGCTTAATATTCCTGTAATAGATTGTATAGAAAATGAAGAATTAATCGTTTTCGTCATAGAAAATGGTAAATTAAAATATCTTCTTCAAAATGGAGGGAAAAAAATAAAACAATTTTCTTACTTGATTAAAAAGAAACTTAAAATAATTGAATATTCTCACGATACTGCAACTTTTATTAAAAATGCTCTTTTGCCTGCAAAAGTAACCGATTTAAGATTAACAGAAAAACCTAATGGGAAAAAAATGGTTGTTGTAGCAATCGATCCTAATCAAAAAGGACTTGCAATAGGAAAGAATGGAAAAACAATAGAATTAGTTAGATATTTAGCAAAAAGACATCATAATGTTGATAAGATAATAATTATATAA
- a CDS encoding 30S ribosomal protein S12 — protein MGRGLFAARKLRKNRKKFRWKEREYRNRMLMLKYKTDPLEGAPMARGIVIQKVGIESRQPNSAVRKCVRVQLIKNGKTVTAFLPGDGALNVVDEHDEVIISGIGGPQGKAYGDLPGVRYKVELVNGVPLNLLVIGKVKKPKR, from the coding sequence ATGGGAAGAGGTTTATTTGCAGCTAGGAAACTTAGAAAGAATAGGAAAAAATTTAGGTGGAAAGAAAGAGAATACAGAAATAGAATGCTTATGCTAAAATATAAAACTGACCCTCTTGAAGGTGCTCCAATGGCTAGAGGAATAGTTATTCAAAAAGTTGGGATAGAATCTAGACAACCGAACTCTGCTGTTAGAAAATGTGTAAGAGTACAATTAATTAAAAATGGAAAAACTGTTACTGCTTTTCTTCCAGGAGATGGTGCTTTAAATGTTGTAGATGAACATGATGAAGTAATTATAAGTGGTATAGGTGGCCCACAAGGAAAAGCCTATGGAGATTTACCAGGTGTTAGATATAAAGTAGAATTAGTTAATGGCGTTCCACTTAATTTATTAGTAATTGGAAAAGTTAAGAAACCTAAAAGATAA
- a CDS encoding 30S ribosomal protein S7, producing the protein MSDEEIKIFGKWDISNIKVLDPGLERYICLKPVVIPHSGGRHEHRRFGKSKVNIIERLANNLMKPGRAGGKKSKALKIVKNALEIIHLKTGKNPIEVLVRAIENAAPREDVTRLSYGGVIYYKAVDLSPQRRVDLALRYITDAAREASWRNRKTVEECLADEIIMASQNDAKCYSLRKKYELERVALASR; encoded by the coding sequence ATGAGCGATGAAGAAATAAAAATATTTGGAAAATGGGATATAAGTAATATAAAAGTACTTGATCCAGGATTAGAAAGATATATATGCTTAAAACCTGTAGTAATTCCCCATTCTGGAGGAAGACATGAGCATAGAAGATTTGGAAAATCTAAAGTAAATATCATTGAAAGACTTGCAAATAATTTAATGAAACCTGGAAGAGCTGGAGGAAAGAAATCTAAAGCATTAAAAATAGTTAAGAATGCTTTAGAAATAATTCATTTAAAAACTGGTAAAAATCCTATCGAAGTACTTGTAAGAGCTATTGAAAATGCAGCACCAAGAGAAGATGTAACAAGATTAAGTTATGGAGGAGTAATTTATTATAAAGCTGTTGATTTATCACCGCAGAGAAGAGTAGACCTTGCATTAAGATATATTACTGATGCAGCTAGAGAAGCAAGTTGGAGAAATAGAAAAACAGTAGAAGAATGTTTAGCGGATGAAATAATAATGGCTTCTCAAAATGATGCTAAATGTTATTCTTTAAGGAAAAAATATGAATTAGAACGTGTAGCTCTCGCATCAAGATAA
- the rpsJ gene encoding 30S ribosomal protein S10 produces the protein MAQKIRIKLSSTDKEKLEMVCQQIKETAEKTGTKISGPLPLPRKRLILPVRKSPCGEGTATWHRYEMRIHRRLIELSISDARVMRQLMRIQIPEEVSIEMTVS, from the coding sequence ATGGCTCAAAAAATTAGGATAAAACTTTCTAGTACGGATAAAGAAAAGCTTGAAATGGTTTGTCAACAAATAAAAGAAACAGCTGAAAAAACAGGTACAAAAATTTCTGGACCTTTACCACTTCCTCGCAAACGCTTAATTTTACCAGTAAGGAAATCACCTTGTGGAGAAGGGACTGCTACATGGCATAGATATGAAATGAGAATACATAGGAGGCTTATAGAGTTAAGTATTTCTGATGCAAGAGTTATGAGACAATTAATGAGAATACAAATACCTGAAGAAGTAAGTATTGAAATGACTGTTAGTTAA
- a CDS encoding HD domain-containing protein, protein MEEKVKLIKDPIHGYIQINEEERRIIDSAPFQRLRRISQLPFANLVYPGANHTRFSHSLGCFYIAGEIVEKLKLEEYNKKTIKIAALLHDIGHPPFSHLCEQFLFKYKTNHEEMTKKIISENEELASAIEKGGINVKDVIEVLEGKKPESSIVTGPIDSDKLDFLIRDSYYTGTSYGIIDIKRLIHLMKLIGNKIAINIRALGVVEEFALARLQSFINIYYHHAVRAAQLLFASAIKREGIENLLSLEIEDYLNEDDYTLWCKLKNSKKASYYIKRIEKRLLPKMAFETHLSAEKFSFSMLNEEDVRKQIERKIANIAGIDEEKVWIDTPYIAPIPLSLSHETPFYKEEDGEIRIVEVKSPFFEPLAQIYNILRIYTENEYRNQVEKAAKKFFEPLPEIERISL, encoded by the coding sequence TTGGAAGAAAAAGTAAAATTAATAAAAGATCCGATTCATGGATATATTCAAATAAATGAAGAAGAAAGAAGAATAATAGATTCTGCTCCATTTCAAAGGCTTAGAAGAATTTCTCAACTTCCTTTTGCAAATCTAGTGTATCCTGGAGCAAATCATACAAGATTTAGTCATTCATTAGGATGCTTTTATATTGCTGGAGAAATAGTTGAAAAACTTAAACTAGAAGAATATAATAAAAAAACTATAAAAATTGCTGCTTTACTTCATGATATAGGACATCCACCATTTTCACATTTATGCGAACAATTTCTTTTTAAATATAAAACAAATCATGAAGAAATGACTAAAAAAATAATTTCTGAAAATGAAGAATTAGCATCAGCTATTGAAAAAGGTGGTATAAATGTAAAAGATGTAATTGAAGTTCTTGAAGGTAAAAAACCTGAAAGTTCTATAGTAACTGGACCAATAGATTCTGATAAATTAGATTTCTTAATAAGAGATTCTTATTATACAGGGACATCTTATGGAATAATAGATATAAAACGTTTAATACATTTAATGAAGCTTATAGGTAATAAAATTGCAATAAATATTAGGGCTTTAGGAGTTGTAGAAGAATTTGCTTTAGCACGCCTTCAATCTTTTATAAATATTTATTATCATCATGCTGTGAGAGCTGCACAATTATTATTTGCTTCAGCTATTAAAAGAGAGGGAATAGAGAACTTACTAAGTTTAGAAATAGAAGATTATCTTAATGAAGATGATTATACTTTATGGTGTAAATTGAAGAATAGTAAAAAAGCCTCTTATTATATAAAGCGTATAGAAAAAAGATTATTACCTAAAATGGCATTTGAAACTCATTTAAGTGCTGAAAAGTTTTCTTTTTCAATGTTAAATGAAGAAGATGTTAGAAAACAAATTGAGAGAAAAATAGCTAATATTGCAGGTATAGATGAAGAAAAAGTATGGATAGATACACCATACATAGCTCCTATTCCACTTTCTCTTTCTCATGAAACTCCATTTTATAAAGAAGAAGATGGGGAAATAAGAATAGTAGAAGTTAAATCTCCATTTTTTGAGCCACTTGCGCAAATTTATAATATATTAAGAATTTATACTGAAAATGAATATAGGAATCAAGTTGAAAAAGCTGCAAAAAAATTTTTTGAACCACTTCCAGAAATTGAAAGAATTTCTCTTTAA
- a CDS encoding DUF126 domain-containing protein, which yields MSHTKKKKISISCRIITGNSVKGEAIVSKKRISFYGSIDLEKGIVTEKDSDIYGKSIAGKILIFKGGKGSTVGAYAIMKLKSNNVAPKALICLKADEIITVGCVLSDITLVDSINREVLNFIKDGDIVEIDCEKELIHIERKD from the coding sequence ATGTCCCATACTAAAAAGAAAAAAATAAGTATTTCATGCAGAATAATTACTGGAAATAGTGTTAAAGGAGAAGCTATTGTATCTAAGAAAAGAATATCCTTTTATGGTTCAATTGATTTAGAAAAGGGAATTGTAACAGAAAAGGATAGTGATATTTATGGAAAATCTATAGCTGGAAAAATACTTATTTTTAAAGGAGGAAAAGGAAGTACTGTAGGAGCATATGCTATAATGAAGCTTAAATCAAACAATGTTGCACCTAAAGCTTTAATATGTTTAAAAGCTGATGAAATAATTACAGTAGGATGTGTATTATCTGATATAACATTAGTGGATAGTATAAATAGAGAAGTATTAAATTTTATAAAAGATGGTGATATAGTAGAAATAGATTGCGAAAAAGAATTAATACATATTGAGAGAAAAGATTAA
- a CDS encoding aconitase X catalytic domain-containing protein, producing the protein MLSKKEEDILKGEKGEILQLAMKILISVGKIFNATKLVPIKSAHISGISIQNIGEPGLKFLEKVSKEKVLIQTTCNPGALDEKRWKKQNINEEYAIQQLKIYSFLRKMGVSSSFTCTPYFIGNKPIPNEFYSWGESSAVIVANSFFNAYTNREPGPLTIASALIGKTPYYGLLIKENRLETIHVKIILKKRKEINLTNLSAIGYAIGEYIGEGVPLIDGIKLYSIEEYKSFGSALATSSNVSLFKFIRSNKSKLEKIELDEKDIKNVFEKFNSSDKWDIGLIGCPHLSLKEIIGIYKLLKNKNNKIKRKVILYTSRKILEIANKLGYKREIEKKGVEFFADTCMVVSPIEKMNFEILAVDSCKAAHYLSSRGFKVILKNRREILEG; encoded by the coding sequence ATGCTTTCTAAAAAAGAAGAAGATATTTTAAAAGGGGAGAAGGGGGAAATTTTACAATTAGCTATGAAAATTTTAATAAGTGTTGGTAAAATATTTAATGCAACAAAACTTGTTCCAATAAAAAGTGCTCATATTTCAGGCATCTCAATACAAAATATAGGAGAACCAGGATTAAAATTTTTAGAAAAAGTATCTAAAGAGAAAGTATTAATTCAAACTACTTGTAATCCAGGAGCTTTAGATGAGAAGAGATGGAAAAAACAAAACATTAATGAAGAATATGCTATTCAACAATTAAAAATATACTCATTTTTAAGGAAAATGGGCGTATCTTCAAGTTTTACTTGTACACCATATTTTATAGGAAATAAACCTATTCCAAATGAATTCTATAGTTGGGGAGAATCTTCAGCAGTTATTGTAGCAAATTCTTTCTTTAATGCATATACTAATCGTGAGCCTGGACCATTAACTATTGCTTCTGCACTTATTGGTAAAACTCCATATTATGGATTATTAATTAAAGAAAATAGGTTAGAAACTATACATGTAAAAATAATTCTAAAAAAAAGAAAAGAGATAAATTTAACAAATTTAAGCGCTATAGGATATGCTATAGGAGAATATATTGGAGAAGGCGTTCCTTTAATAGATGGAATAAAACTTTATTCAATTGAAGAATATAAATCTTTTGGTTCAGCATTAGCTACTTCGAGCAATGTGTCTTTATTCAAATTTATAAGATCTAATAAATCTAAATTAGAAAAAATCGAATTAGATGAAAAAGATATTAAAAATGTTTTTGAAAAATTTAATTCAAGTGATAAATGGGATATAGGATTAATTGGCTGTCCACATCTTAGTCTTAAGGAAATAATAGGAATTTATAAATTGTTAAAAAATAAAAATAATAAGATAAAAAGAAAAGTTATTCTTTATACTTCACGAAAAATTTTAGAAATTGCAAATAAACTTGGTTATAAAAGAGAAATTGAGAAAAAAGGAGTAGAATTTTTTGCAGATACATGTATGGTTGTTTCTCCTATAGAAAAAATGAATTTTGAAATATTAGCAGTAGATTCTTGTAAAGCAGCACATTATCTTTCTTCACGTGGATTTAAAGTTATTTTAAAAAATAGAAGGGAAATTTTAGAAGGATAA
- a CDS encoding UbiD family decarboxylase, with translation MFDFRSFLDYLKKINEVEVIEEKVSLEYDIASISLNSNKTLIFKNVNNKKFQVVTNILNTRKKICLALECSSMEELHKKIIEAINTKKHVKEVNSGTVHEGIEIDSLYKLPIIKYFKEDAAPYITSAVVSTYDKKTEIENVSIHRLMLLNEKQLAIRIVPRHLYFLMKEIHKRGEAMDVAISIGVPPAVILAASCSPPLGKSEYDMAYSFNENVSVTKCRMVNARCVSNAEIVIEGRIYPGKEVDEGPFTDITGTLDRVRKQPVIDVLRIVVKEDAYYHAIVPSGNEHQLLMGIPKEASILENIIKICPNVKDVRLTPGGFHWLHAIISMKELTKGDAKNVILAAFSAHPSLKHVIIVDEETNIDDPIEIEKSIAIKFQADKNMILISGIRGSTLDPSSNEDGLTTKVGIDATGSFLREKYIKASIIMSEEAKKIINRLRNIKN, from the coding sequence ATGTTTGACTTTAGAAGTTTTTTAGATTATTTAAAAAAAATAAATGAAGTAGAAGTAATTGAAGAAAAAGTTTCATTAGAATATGATATAGCTTCAATTTCATTAAATTCAAATAAAACCTTAATATTTAAAAATGTAAATAATAAAAAATTTCAAGTTGTAACTAATATTCTTAATACTCGTAAAAAAATATGCTTAGCTTTAGAATGTTCTTCTATGGAAGAACTTCATAAAAAGATTATTGAAGCTATTAATACTAAAAAGCATGTGAAAGAAGTTAATAGTGGAACTGTTCATGAGGGAATAGAAATAGATAGTTTGTATAAATTGCCTATAATAAAATACTTTAAAGAAGATGCTGCACCTTATATAACAAGTGCTGTAGTATCAACTTATGATAAAAAAACTGAAATTGAAAATGTTTCAATTCATCGTTTAATGTTATTAAATGAAAAACAATTAGCTATTAGAATTGTTCCTAGACACTTATATTTTTTAATGAAAGAAATTCATAAAAGAGGAGAAGCCATGGATGTAGCTATTTCTATAGGAGTACCTCCAGCAGTTATTTTAGCTGCTTCTTGCTCTCCTCCTTTAGGAAAATCAGAGTATGATATGGCATATTCCTTTAATGAGAATGTTTCCGTAACAAAATGTAGAATGGTAAATGCACGATGCGTATCAAATGCAGAAATAGTAATAGAGGGTAGAATATATCCTGGGAAAGAAGTTGATGAGGGGCCTTTCACAGATATTACAGGAACATTAGATAGAGTTAGAAAGCAACCAGTTATAGATGTTCTAAGAATAGTGGTTAAGGAAGATGCTTATTATCATGCAATAGTACCATCTGGAAATGAACATCAGCTTTTAATGGGTATTCCTAAAGAAGCTAGTATTTTAGAAAATATTATTAAAATATGTCCAAATGTTAAAGATGTTAGATTAACTCCTGGAGGATTCCATTGGTTGCATGCTATAATTTCAATGAAAGAATTAACTAAAGGAGATGCTAAGAATGTTATTTTAGCTGCATTTTCAGCTCATCCAAGCTTAAAACATGTTATAATAGTAGATGAAGAAACTAATATAGATGACCCAATTGAAATCGAAAAATCTATAGCAATAAAATTCCAAGCAGATAAAAATATGATTTTAATAAGTGGAATAAGAGGCTCCACTTTAGACCCTTCAAGTAATGAAGATGGATTAACTACAAAAGTAGGAATAGATGCTACTGGAAGTTTCTTAAGAGAGAAATATATAAAAGCTAGTATAATAATGAGTGAAGAAGCTAAAAAAATAATTAATAGATTAAGAAATATTAAGAATTAA